A portion of the Cryptomeria japonica chromosome 5, Sugi_1.0, whole genome shotgun sequence genome contains these proteins:
- the LOC131072666 gene encoding 36.4 kDa proline-rich protein-like, with translation MKKAVAVLLIFMIEVATSMPVLMAWNPVPQPPPAPVPAKCPLDALKVGACVEVLSGLVHIGIGDPIVNQCCPVIEGVLALEAALCLCTAIRARLLNLNILAPLALQLIASCGMTPPPGFTCPAS, from the coding sequence ATGAAGAAAGCTGTAGCAGTGCTACTTATTTTTATGATTGAGGTGGCAACCAGCATGCCAGTGTTAATGGCGTGGAATCCTGTTCCTCAACCTCCTCCAGCTCCAGTTCCAGCAAAATGCCCACTTGATGCTCTGAAGGTGGGGGCCTGTGTTGAAGTGCTTAGTGGCCTTGTGCACATAGGCATTGGAGACCCAATTGTAAACCAGTGCTGCCCAGTGATTGAAGGAGTTTTGGCATTGGAGGCAGCCCTGTGTTTGTGTACAGCAATCAGGGCTAGGCTCCTCAACCTCAATATACTTGCTCCACTAGCACTGCAGCTTATTGCTTCTTGTGGAATGACTCCTCCTCCCGGCTTCACATGCCCTGCTTCTTAG